The nucleotide window CCCACCACCCCAGAGGCGGACGACATCCTCCATAAGCGCGGGGTGTTGGTGGTGCCGGACATCGTGGCCAACGCGGGCGGCGTCATCGTCTCGTACTTCGAGTGGGTGCAGGACCTGCAGTCGTTTTTCTGGGATGAAGCGGAAATCCACGGGCGGTTGGAGCGGATGCTGGTGCGCAGCTTCCACCAGGTGGTGGAGGTGGCGAGGGCGAACCGCGTGGATCTGCGCACCGCGGCCCTCGTCCGGGCCATCCAGCGGGTCAGCGACGCGCTCCTGACCCTCGGGATCTATCCGTAAGCGGAGATGGGGAGGGGGTACCCCCTCCCCACGCTCACGCCTCCACGGGCGGGGTACCGTAGGTGTAGAAGGTCTCCGGAAGACGCCCGCCGAACCAGATGGTGCTCTTCTCCAGGTCGCTCTCGTTCGCCACGTCCCACACCACCGTCTTCCAGTCCGGATCGAAGATCAGGTAACCGGTGTCCCCGAAGAGCTCCACCCGGGTTCCCCCGGGCTCGAACACGTACATGAAGTATGCCTGGGTGGTCCCGTGCTTCCCAGGTCCCGCCTCGATGCGGATCCCGTAGTCCGAGCAGAGGTCCGCCAGGTCGGAGAGATGCTGGGGGTACCCGTACCAGAAGGCCACGTGGTGGAACCGCCCCCGGCTGCCCGTGGCGTCCCGCATGAGCCCGATCTCATGCACGAGGGGACTCACGCTGAGCCAGGCACCGACTTCCACGCCTCCCGCCCCGATCTTCTGTTCCCGGAGTTTGAATCCGAGCTGCTCCATCATGAACCGGCGGTTGGGCGCGACCTCCGCGCACAGGCAGTTCACGTGGTCCAATCGACGCACGGGAATCCCGCGCAGGGGCCTGCGGGAGGGACGGCTCTTGAGGGGACTCCGCTTTGCCGGGGGGGCCTGGTAGTACGCCACTTCCCACAGGAGCTCCATCACGTGTCCGTCAGGGGTGGTGAACCGGTAAGCGGGGCCATGGCCCAGGTCTCCGTCATGCCAGCCCTGGCCCGCGCCGCAATGCTCGAGGATCTTCACCCGCCGCTCCAGAGCTTGCGGGGAGGCCGCCCGCCACGCGATGTGCCCCAACCCCGGCCTGGGGGCCTCCGTGATCTTGAGGGAGTGGTGGTAGAAATCCTCGTACCCCCGCAGGTACACGGATTGCCCTTCCCGGGTGGTCTCCTCCATCCCCAAAAGGTCGTGGAAGAACCAGTAGGTCTCCTCGGGTTTCGGAGTGTAGATCTCTACGTGGGCAAGCTGCACCACATCGAATCCATCCATCCGATCTCACCTCCTGGAGGTGTGGGAATTCAGGGGGAACAGTACCGGACTTCCAGATCTCGGAGGATCCGGTGGGGGCCTGATTTTTGTCAACAAAAATCAGGTGTAGACCCGATGCCCTCCTCTCGCCCCCATCTCCCTCATGCCCGGGCCAGGTGAGGCGTATGCGTGGATGCGTGGTCCCGGAGGGGACAGTAGCAGAGCCACAGTCTCTGTGCCCGCGCCCACTCCGCCCACACCTCCTCCCCCCGCCGGGCCCGCAGGGCCGCGGACTCGATCCAGCGGTCCTCCGGTCCTCCTAGGGCCGCCAGGTTGGTGAGAAGGGCGCATGGGAACTCCGGGCAGACCCCGCAGTGTGCCACCCCGGGCCCTGGCACAGGCGTACACCGGGCACAAATTGACCAGGTTCGCCTCTCCCTAAGTCCCGCAGGTGGCCTCGAAGGCCTCGTACCATGCGCTCCCCGTCCAGTAGAGGCCGCACACGCCCGCATAGTCCTGGGGTTCGTGCTTCTCCATGGCACCCACCTCCGCCTCTAGGCTGGTCCCGGAATCCTCGGACCGGAATCGGGCGGATACCCGATTTCCGCCGAAGCAACCGGGGGGCTACGGTGGGAGCGAGATGAGGAAGACACGCGTGGCGGTGGTGGACCGGGCTCCCCTTGTCCGGGAAGCGATCCGGGCGGTGCTGGCGGAGCATGCTCAGGTGGTCCTGCAGACCGATTCCCTGGAAGACCTCCTGAGTTGGGAGGGGGAGGTGGATGTGGTGGTGGCGGACTTCGGGGTGTGCAGCGGCCCCCACCGCGGAAGCCTGCAGGACCTGCGGCGGAGGTGGCCTCGAGTACGGCTGGTGGTGGCCACGGCGGGGGACGAGGGGCCCTATGCGGAGGCCGCCCGGGCCCTGGCCGCGGATGCCTGGGTGCCGAAGCACCGGCTCGGGGCCCTGCTTCCCGGACTCCTGGAGCGCCTGGTGGCGGCTACGGCTCGATGAGCCCCTTGCGGATGGCGAACCGCACCAGCTCCGCCCGATCGTGGAGGTTGAGTTTCTCCATGATGTGGGCTCGGTGGGTCTGCACGGTTTTCACGCTGATCACGAGGCGCTGGGCGATTTCCTGATTGGTGAGCCCCTCCGCGATGAGCGCGAGGATCTCTTTCTCCCGGGGTGTGAGGGCATCGAGGGAAGCATCGTCCTCCTGGTGTCGGGCCCGTTCCAGGTAGTCCCGGACCACCAGCTTCGCCACAGAAGGATACAGGAACACCTCTCCCCGAGCCGCGGCCCGCACCGCGGCCACCAGATCCTCCGCCGCGGCCCGCTTGAGCACGTACCCCGCTCCTCCCGCCTTCAGCATCTGGAAGACGTAGTTCTCCTCCTCGTGCATGGTCAACCCCAGCACCTGTACGGAGGGCGTCTCCTCCCGGATCCGGCGGGTGGCCTCGATGCCGTTCAGGTCGGGCATGCTGATGTCCATGAGCACCACGTCCGGCTGCATCCTCCGGGTCAGCTCCACCGCCTCCCGCCCGGTGCTGGCCTCCCCCACCACCTCGATGTCCTCCTGGGCCGCGAGGATCATGCGGATGCCCTCCCGGACGATCCCGTGGTCGTCCGCGATGAGGACACGAATTCTCTGCTGCGGCATGGATGCCCATCCTCCCGGTTCGATTTTTCTTTTTTATTTTATCTCCTTTCAAAACCCGACCCCATCGGTCCTGCATCCGATCGCGCAGGGCGCCGGAGGACGCCACACTGGGGCTGAGGGAAGCCGAGATGGTCAAGACCTTTCCGATCCGAAATATCCGATGGCACGGGCGGGGCGGATTCGGGGCCAAGACCGCGGCCCTGCTCCTGGCGGAGGCGGTGATCGAGGCCGGAGGGTACGCCCAGGCCTCCCCGGAGTTCGGACCGGAGCGCCGGGGTGCTCCGGTCCAGGCCTACACCCGTGTCAGCCCGTACCCCATCCGCCGTCGGGGACCCATAGAGGAGCCAGACGTGGTGGTGGTGTTGGATCACCGGCTTCTTGCGGTGCCTGATGTGCTGCGGGGGATCCGGCCAAGCACGTGGGTGGTGGTCAACGCTCCCCGACCTGTGCGGGCACCGGGTGTGCCCGTGGACCAGGTGGTGACCGTGGACGCCTCAGGAATCGCTCAGCGTGTTTTGGGACGGGATCTGCCCAACATCGCCGTGCTGGCCGTGGTAGCGGTGGAGTTGGTCGGCCTTCCCGCGGAGGCGTTCTGCCGGTGGCTCAGGGAGCGGCTGCGTCGGGAGTTCCCGGAGGAGGTGACCCAGGCCAACGTGCAGGTCGCCCGGGAGGCCATGGAGGAGGGAAGGAAGTGGCGAATCGCTGGCAGGTCCTTGACCGCGGCCCTGTGATCCCGGGCGGGAGCAGCGTCGCCTACCGTACTGGCGATTGGCGGCAGCTGCGGCCCGTGCTGGATCTCCCGCGGTGCGTGCACTGCCTGTTCTGCTGGCTGTATTGCCCGGATTCGGCGATCCTCGTGCGCGATGGGCAGGTGGTGGGCGTCGCCTACGACCACTGCAAGGGGTGCGGGATCTGCGCAGCCGTATGCCCGCCGAGGGCAAATGCCATCCGCATGGTCCCGGAGGGAGCGCCGTGAGAACCGTGGCGGCCCGTCGCATGGCCCTGGTGGGCAACGAGGCGGTAGCCCTGGCGTGGAGGCAGATCCGACCCCACGTGGTGGCCGCCTACCCTATCACGCCCTCCACCCAGATTATGGAGCGCTTCAGCCAGTATGTGGCCGAGGGAGAGGTGGATACGGAGTTCCTCCCCGTGGAGAGCGAACATTCCGCCCTCTCGGCATGCGTCGGGGCTGCGGCCGCGGGAGCCCGGGTTCTCACCGCCACCAGCAGCCAGGGCCTTGCCCTCATGCACGAGGTCCTGTACATCGCAAGCGGCCTGCGGCTCCCCATCGTGATGAACGTGGGCACCCGGGCGCTCTCCGCACCCATCAACATCCATGGGGATCATTCGGACGTCATGGGAGCTCGGGATGCGGGCTGGATCCAGCTGTTCGCCCGCAGCGTGCAGGAGGCCTACGACAGGACCATCCTCGCCGTGCGGGTGGCGGAGCGGGCCAGGCTCCCGGTGATGGTGTGCCTGGACGGGTTTACCCTGACCCACAGCCTGGAGCCCGTGGAGGTGTACCCGGACGAGGCGGTGCAGGCATTCCTGGGCGAGGGGCCGCAGGGCGGCTACTCCCTCCTAGGGGAAGAACCGATTACGGTAGGCCCCCTTGCCCTTCCGGATTCCTACATGGAGTTCCGGAGGGCCCTGGCCGAGGCGCATGCGCGGGCCCTTCGGATTCTGGAGGAGGAAACGGAGGCCTTCGGGGCCCACTTCGGCCGCCGTCTTCCGGCCCTCATGGAGCCCTTCGAGATGGAGGACGCGGAGGTGGCCGTGGTGATCCTGGGGGCGTACGCGGACGTGGTGGAGGAGGCGGTGCGGCGGTGGCGGGAGCGCGGCGAGCGGCTCGGGATGGTGCGGCTCGTGGTTTTCCGGCCCTTCCCCACGGAGGAGCTCCGGAAGGCCCTGGCTCGTGCCCCGGAGGTGGTGGTGCTGGAGCGGGCAGACACCCTGAGCGGGCTGGGAGGTCCCCTGGGGGTCGAGGTCCGGGCGGCGCTGTACGACCTGGCGGACCGGCCGCGGGTGACGGACGGGATCTTCGGCCTGGGCGGTCGGGAGCTGCGCGACCGGGAGCTGGATGCGTTCCTGCGCGACGGCCCCCGGGGTGGCGTGATCTACCTGGGAGTGGAGGAACCCCCATGTCCTTGAACCTGCGTGAGCTGTCGCAGCGGACCCAGGGCTTGGCACCGGGACACCGGGCCTGTGCGGGCTGTGGGTTCCCGGTGGTGGTGCGGCTGCTCCTGGCGGTGGCGCGGAGGCCCCTCGTGGTGGTGAACGCCACCGGCTGCATGGAGGTGGTGACCACCATCTACCCGTACTCCGCCTGGCCGGTGCCCTACCTGCACAACGCCTTCGAGAACGCAGCCGCCACCGCGAGCGGCGTGGAGGCGGCCATCAAGGCCCTGCGGCGGCGCGGGCAGCTGCGGGAGGAGCCCAAGGTGGTGGCCATCGGCGGCGACGGGGGGACTTACGACATCGGGCTGCAGAGCCTGTCGGGAGCCCTGGAGAGGGGGCACGACTTCCTGTACATCTGCTACAACAACGAGGCGTACATGAACACCGGCATCCAGCGCTCCAGCGCCACCCCTCAGGGTGCCCGGACCACCACCACGCCCGTGGGCCGGGTGCAGCGGGGGAAGCTGCAGCCCCGGAAGGACCTGACGGAGATCGTGGTGGCCCACGGGATCCCGTACGCGGCGCAGGCCAGCATCAGCCACTGGGCGGACCTGGCCCGCAAGCTACAGAAGGCCCTGGAGGTCTGTGGCCCCAGCTTCGTGAACGTGCTCACGCCCTGCCAGCCGGGTTGGGACTACCCGCCGGAGAAAACGGTGGAGGTGGCGCGGCTCGCGGTGGAAAGCCGCTACTGGCCGCTGTACGAGGTCGAGCAGGGCCGGTACCGGATCACCTACGTGCCCCGGGAGCCCGTGCCCGTGCGGGCGTTCCTGGAAACACAGGGGCGGTTCCGCCACTTGGTGGCGGACGACGCTGCGGTGGCGGAAGTGCAACGGTGGGTGGAGGCGAACTGGCAGCGTCTGCAGGCGAAGGCGCGCCCGCACTGAGCTCGCCCGAGGTCGAGCCGGGCGCACGGGAGTTCAGGTACGGGCCAGGGCCCCGGCCAGCCGCCACAGGTCGGTGACGGTGCGGTCGGGCGTGGGCCCCAGGGGGTTCAGGACGGCTCCCGATCGGTTCACCCACAAGGCGCGTAGGCCGAACACCTTGGAGCCCACCACGTCGAAGGAGTTGTTGGAGGATAAAAATCCCACGACGGAGGGATCCAGGCCGAGCCTGCGGGCAGTGGCTCGTAGACCGTGGGATCGGGCTTGTACGCCTGCACCGCGTGGGCATTTAGAGGGTACTGAGCGGACGCAAAGGATCTGCACGGTCGGAGCGACTCCGGCGGCGAGCGGAGACAACAGTTGGCTGTCGGCCTGATTGTGGACCGGCGGCTGTCCCCTAAATACTGGCCTCCAGAAGAAAGGGATCTCCAAAGGGCCGTTCCGAGGTGGAGGATGAAGGTCAGCCGCCGGGCGTTTTTGCGTGTTTCCGCCGCGACCAGCGGGGCCCTGCTCGCCAGGCACTTCCTGTTCGGGGAGCTGGAGACGCTGAGGGCTGCCCAGGTACCCGCGGCGCAGCCTGCGGAGGAGTAGGTCCCCACCACCTGCTGAATCGGAAAGCAGGACTGCGGGGTGCTTGCACGGCGGATCAACGGAA belongs to Armatimonadota bacterium and includes:
- a CDS encoding 2-oxoacid:acceptor oxidoreductase family protein, encoding MVKTFPIRNIRWHGRGGFGAKTAALLLAEAVIEAGGYAQASPEFGPERRGAPVQAYTRVSPYPIRRRGPIEEPDVVVVLDHRLLAVPDVLRGIRPSTWVVVNAPRPVRAPGVPVDQVVTVDASGIAQRVLGRDLPNIAVLAVVAVELVGLPAEAFCRWLRERLRREFPEEVTQANVQVAREAMEEGRKWRIAGRSLTAAL
- a CDS encoding thiamine pyrophosphate-dependent enzyme produces the protein MSLNLRELSQRTQGLAPGHRACAGCGFPVVVRLLLAVARRPLVVVNATGCMEVVTTIYPYSAWPVPYLHNAFENAAATASGVEAAIKALRRRGQLREEPKVVAIGGDGGTYDIGLQSLSGALERGHDFLYICYNNEAYMNTGIQRSSATPQGARTTTTPVGRVQRGKLQPRKDLTEIVVAHGIPYAAQASISHWADLARKLQKALEVCGPSFVNVLTPCQPGWDYPPEKTVEVARLAVESRYWPLYEVEQGRYRITYVPREPVPVRAFLETQGRFRHLVADDAAVAEVQRWVEANWQRLQAKARPH
- a CDS encoding response regulator transcription factor; this translates as MPQQRIRVLIADDHGIVREGIRMILAAQEDIEVVGEASTGREAVELTRRMQPDVVLMDISMPDLNGIEATRRIREETPSVQVLGLTMHEEENYVFQMLKAGGAGYVLKRAAAEDLVAAVRAAARGEVFLYPSVAKLVVRDYLERARHQEDDASLDALTPREKEILALIAEGLTNQEIAQRLVISVKTVQTHRAHIMEKLNLHDRAELVRFAIRKGLIEP
- the porA gene encoding pyruvate ferredoxin oxidoreductase, encoding MRTVAARRMALVGNEAVALAWRQIRPHVVAAYPITPSTQIMERFSQYVAEGEVDTEFLPVESEHSALSACVGAAAAGARVLTATSSQGLALMHEVLYIASGLRLPIVMNVGTRALSAPINIHGDHSDVMGARDAGWIQLFARSVQEAYDRTILAVRVAERARLPVMVCLDGFTLTHSLEPVEVYPDEAVQAFLGEGPQGGYSLLGEEPITVGPLALPDSYMEFRRALAEAHARALRILEEETEAFGAHFGRRLPALMEPFEMEDAEVAVVILGAYADVVEEAVRRWRERGERLGMVRLVVFRPFPTEELRKALARAPEVVVLERADTLSGLGGPLGVEVRAALYDLADRPRVTDGIFGLGGRELRDRELDAFLRDGPRGGVIYLGVEEPPCP
- a CDS encoding catechol 2,3-dioxygenase, with the translated sequence MDGFDVVQLAHVEIYTPKPEETYWFFHDLLGMEETTREGQSVYLRGYEDFYHHSLKITEAPRPGLGHIAWRAASPQALERRVKILEHCGAGQGWHDGDLGHGPAYRFTTPDGHVMELLWEVAYYQAPPAKRSPLKSRPSRRPLRGIPVRRLDHVNCLCAEVAPNRRFMMEQLGFKLREQKIGAGGVEVGAWLSVSPLVHEIGLMRDATGSRGRFHHVAFWYGYPQHLSDLADLCSDYGIRIEAGPGKHGTTQAYFMYVFEPGGTRVELFGDTGYLIFDPDWKTVVWDVANESDLEKSTIWFGGRLPETFYTYGTPPVEA
- a CDS encoding glutamate dehydrogenase, with product PEGLNLEAVQRHKRQTGSVVDFPGARNVTNAELLELPCDILVPAALEGQIHRENAPRIRARVVVEGANGPTTPEADDILHKRGVLVVPDIVANAGGVIVSYFEWVQDLQSFFWDEAEIHGRLERMLVRSFHQVVEVARANRVDLRTAALVRAIQRVSDALLTLGIYP
- a CDS encoding 4Fe-4S binding protein — encoded protein: MANRWQVLDRGPVIPGGSSVAYRTGDWRQLRPVLDLPRCVHCLFCWLYCPDSAILVRDGQVVGVAYDHCKGCGICAAVCPPRANAIRMVPEGAP